A region of the Nocardia nova SH22a genome:
GTCCACCCGTCCCAGCTCCACCAGATAGGCGCCGATGTAGCGACGCAGCCGGTGCACGTAGACGTCGTAGGCCAGGCGCGCGGCGGTATCGCCCGAATCGATCAGTGCGAACAGCTCACGGAAATCGTTCACACCGGACAGCCCCTTGATGCCCGAGCGGCGGTTGAGCAGTGCGTCGATATCGTCTATTCCCATCCCGGCCGTGCGGGCCAGATGCAGGAGGACGCCCGGATCGATATCGCCGGATCGGGTTCCCATCACCAGGCCCTCCAGCGGGGTGAGTCCCATACTGGTGTCCACCGCCCGGCCGCCGCGGATCGCCGAGGCCGAGGCGCCGTTGCCCAGATGCAGCACGATCTGATTGTGCGTCGCGGGATCCCCGCCCAGCAGCTCCGAAACCCGGCCGGACACGTATTCGTGTGAGGTGCCGTGGAATCCGTATCGCCGCACCCCGTGGGCGACAGCGATTTCCGCGTCGATGGCGTAGGTCTTGGCGGCTGCGGGCAGTCCGTGGAAGAACGCGGTATCGAAGACGGCGACCTGCGGCACGTCCGGCAGCAGAGTGCGCGCCGACCGGATACCGGTCACATTGGCGGGATTGTGCAGCGGCGCCAGCGTGGACAGCTCATCGATCGCCGCCACCACGGCATCGGTGATCACGGTGGGCTCGTAGAAGATCTCCCCGCCGTGCACCACCCGGTGCCCGACCGCCGACAGTGCCGCACCCGTCAGATCGTGACCGCTGCGCGCGAAGAGGTCGAACACCGCCCGCAGCCCGGCCGCATGATCGGCGATCGCCCCGTCGTGGGTGAATTTCCTTCCGTCACTGTGATGTTCGACGGTGATCTCGCCCGGCGAGACATTCTCCCCGATCCGCGAGACCATCCCCGACGCCATCACCTCCGCCGAAACCGGGTTCAACAGCTGGTATTTGATCGACGAAGACCCCGAATTGATCACCAAGACCTGCATTACTTCCCCTGTATCCTGCGGGACACCCGCACCCGGTCGGCACAGCGAGCCGCTGCGCGATTGTCGCTCACTGAGCCTTCTGCGCCTGGATCGCGGTGATCGCCACGGTGTTCACGATGTCGGCGACCAGGGCCCCGCGGGA
Encoded here:
- a CDS encoding acetate kinase encodes the protein MQVLVINSGSSSIKYQLLNPVSAEVMASGMVSRIGENVSPGEITVEHHSDGRKFTHDGAIADHAAGLRAVFDLFARSGHDLTGAALSAVGHRVVHGGEIFYEPTVITDAVVAAIDELSTLAPLHNPANVTGIRSARTLLPDVPQVAVFDTAFFHGLPAAAKTYAIDAEIAVAHGVRRYGFHGTSHEYVSGRVSELLGGDPATHNQIVLHLGNGASASAIRGGRAVDTSMGLTPLEGLVMGTRSGDIDPGVLLHLARTAGMGIDDIDALLNRRSGIKGLSGVNDFRELFALIDSGDTAARLAYDVYVHRLRRYIGAYLVELGRVDAITFTAGVGENNAQVRADALAGLERFGIEVDATLNNAKDRAARRISPPGAEVSVLVVPTDEELAIARAAVTLVG